A region from the Candidatus Electrothrix scaldis genome encodes:
- the rfaE2 gene encoding D-glycero-beta-D-manno-heptose 1-phosphate adenylyltransferase — MEQDIFPHVACLQVSLQQGDVEANLKEFRRLLESESFSTDTLLVLPELWATGFDYPNIETLAKLTPQILAELEQKAAQHGLWFAGSLLDRQDTGVIYNSLFLVGPEGVVGSYQKQHMFRLWQEDQYLAVGPTAHVMRAGFGSLAALVCYDLRFPELSRRQVFSGSKLLIVSAQWPAARSDHWEILLRARAVENQCFVVACNASGTIPVGELAGHSMIISPTGQVLAKADGKPAIIRADLNGADVTAARSRFCSVAERPWYGQDRDKILTQEGLFERVAGLRSQGSKVVFTNGCFDLLHAGHVSYLEEARRCGDCLVIGLNSDRSVQALKGPTRPVNPELERARVLAALGCVDFIALFDEDTPLNLISMLLPDILVKGADWPEDQIAGAAEVKAAGGRVVRIPFACQNSTTTIIEKIQDSACD, encoded by the coding sequence ATGGAGCAGGATATTTTTCCGCACGTTGCTTGTCTTCAGGTATCCTTGCAACAGGGAGATGTGGAGGCGAATCTCAAGGAATTTCGTCGACTGCTGGAGTCAGAGTCTTTTTCTACAGACACCTTGCTTGTCTTGCCGGAACTCTGGGCCACTGGCTTTGATTATCCAAATATAGAAACCCTTGCCAAGCTGACTCCTCAGATTCTTGCCGAACTTGAGCAGAAAGCAGCACAGCATGGTCTCTGGTTTGCCGGTTCTCTGCTGGATAGGCAGGATACAGGAGTGATCTATAATTCTCTCTTTCTTGTCGGCCCAGAGGGCGTGGTCGGGAGCTACCAAAAGCAGCATATGTTCAGGCTTTGGCAGGAAGATCAGTATCTCGCAGTTGGGCCAACTGCCCATGTAATGCGGGCTGGCTTTGGTTCTCTTGCTGCCTTGGTTTGCTATGATCTTCGTTTTCCTGAGCTGAGCCGGAGGCAGGTTTTTTCTGGAAGCAAACTCCTGATTGTTTCTGCGCAATGGCCAGCAGCACGTTCTGATCACTGGGAAATATTATTACGCGCCCGGGCAGTGGAAAACCAATGCTTTGTTGTGGCATGCAACGCGAGCGGTACCATCCCTGTCGGTGAATTAGCAGGGCATTCCATGATAATTTCACCTACGGGGCAGGTGCTTGCAAAGGCTGATGGAAAGCCTGCTATTATCAGGGCAGACCTGAATGGAGCAGATGTTACAGCGGCTCGGTCACGTTTTTGTTCTGTTGCTGAGCGCCCTTGGTACGGTCAAGATCGGGATAAGATCCTTACGCAGGAGGGCTTGTTTGAACGGGTAGCTGGCTTGCGTTCTCAAGGGAGTAAGGTCGTGTTTACCAATGGTTGCTTTGACCTTCTGCACGCTGGACATGTCAGCTATTTGGAGGAGGCCCGCCGTTGCGGTGACTGTCTGGTAATCGGCTTGAATTCCGACCGCTCTGTGCAAGCCCTGAAAGGACCTACCCGACCTGTGAATCCTGAGCTTGAGCGTGCTCGGGTTCTGGCAGCTCTAGGCTGTGTGGATTTTATTGCGCTTTTTGATGAAGACACACCCCTTAATTTAATCAGCATGTTGTTGCCCGATATCCTGGTGAAAGGAGCAGATTGGCCCGAAGACCAGATCGCCGGGGCAGCCGAAGTGAAAGCTGCTGGCGGAAGGGTCGTTCGGATACCCTTTGCCTGTCAAAATTCCACCACCACCATTATTGAGAAAATCCAGGACAGTGCCTGTGATTAA